GGATCACTACGGGGTGTCCCGGATGACTGTTCGCAACTCCTTCTCCCTGCTGACCGGTGAGGGCCTGGTGCACGCCGAGCACGGCAAGGGCGTCTTCGTCCGGCCGCGTCCGCCGGTGCGACGTCTCGCGTCGGACCGGTTCGCCCGGCGCCACCGCGAACAGGGCAAGTCCGCGTTCCTCGTGGAGGCCGACGCCACCGGCAGCCACCCCACGGTGGACAGTCTGGAGGTCAAGGAGGAGAAGGCCGGCCCGGACATCTCGGCCCGGCTGGGCTCCGCGCGGCGAGTGCTGGCCCGGCGACGCCGGTATCTTCTCGACGGACGTCCGGTCGAGTTCGCGGTCTCCTATCTGCCGCTGGACATCGCGCGCGGGACGCGGATCGCCGAACCCAACCCCGGTCCCGGCGGCATCTATGCCCGCCTTGAGGAACTGGGGCACCGCCTCGACCACTTCGACGAGGAGATCCGTGCCCGGATGCCCTCCCCGACCGAGGTCAAGACCCTCCAACTGGCCCCGGGAGTCCCCGTGATCAGTCTTCTCCGCACCGCCTACGACACCGAGGAGCGGGCCGTTGAGGTCTGCGACACGGTCATGGCCGCGGACGCCTACGTCCTGTCCTATCGACTCCCGGCGACCTGAGCGGCGATGCGCGAGGCCACCCCTCCGGACTCATACACCCCAACACGCATACTCGTATAGACGAGTTGCTGTGCCGTGTGGCAGAGTGATCGTCGTTCCGACCGCAGTCGGGTCCACAGATC
The sequence above is a segment of the Streptomyces griseoviridis genome. Coding sequences within it:
- a CDS encoding GntR family transcriptional regulator, encoding MSPSLSPGLLGDLDPTSDRAVFRQIADQLREAIDRGRFREGEKLPSEAELVDHYGVSRMTVRNSFSLLTGEGLVHAEHGKGVFVRPRPPVRRLASDRFARRHREQGKSAFLVEADATGSHPTVDSLEVKEEKAGPDISARLGSARRVLARRRRYLLDGRPVEFAVSYLPLDIARGTRIAEPNPGPGGIYARLEELGHRLDHFDEEIRARMPSPTEVKTLQLAPGVPVISLLRTAYDTEERAVEVCDTVMAADAYVLSYRLPAT